From the Candidatus Omnitrophota bacterium genome, the window CCTATCAACAATATCCTCAATATTGCAAGACACAATATTCAAATTAGTTTTGCCTGACTCTATCCTTGATAAATCTAAAAGATCGTCGACAAGTTGAGCCAAGCGATTAGCATCCGCATTAATAGTTTTGAGAAAATCTTTGGCATTTTCTTTGTCCTCTATTGCTCCATCTAGCAATGTTTCTGAAAATCCCTTTATATTCGTGATAGGAGTTCTAAGCTCATGAGAAACATTAGCCACAAAATCTTTTCTGATATTTTCAAGCCGCCTTAATTCAGTAATATCATGAAAAACCAACACCGCGCCAAAAATCTCGTTGTCCCTCATAACGGTAGCCGCATGAACCTGTAATGTTCTTTCTGAGGGCTGCAAGATATTGATCTCCCCAGATTGCACGCCACTTTTTAAATCTAAAACCTTATCAGCTATTTCTTGAATCTCAATATTTCTGATAACTTCCAAGGGTCGTCTCCCTATTGGGCTTTCAGATACATTCAACATTTTCTTAAGAGTATTATTCATAAGCTTTATAGACCCGTTATTATCAATAACAATAACTCCCTCGAACATACTCAAAAGTATCGCCTCAAATCTAGACTTATTTGCCTCAACCTCACTTATCCTTGCTTTAATCTGCTCAGACATGTAATTTATCGAGCTGCTCAACTCTCCTATTTCATCATTTGTAAATATATTAATTCGCCTTGAATAATCTCCACTTGATATCTTTTTAGCCACAGCTGAAATCTTTTTTAAAGGATTGGAAATATAAATAGAAACTATAAAGCCGATGAGAACTGAAAAACCAAAAGCAATGATCAAAGAAACGCCTAATATTTTCTTTAATTTATTAGTCACAACTGCTATCTCGCTTAATGGAACTGCAAGTCGAATAACTCCACTTGTCTTATCGTTCTGAAAAAGACAAGACATGTAAAGCATGTCTTCTTGTAGAGTTGTGCTAAATCGCCTACTTTCTCCTAGTCCTGTTTTTAATGCCTCCTGAACTTCAGGTCTGTACAAATGATTTTCCATGTCGGCAAGATCTGTGCCTGATAACTCAGAATCGCCTAAAACCTTTCCGCTTGAGTCAATCAAAGTCACTCTAAGACCTAAATCTTTTCCTATTTGATCTGC encodes:
- a CDS encoding ATP-binding protein — translated: MMNKIRLPIQYKLTLIIIVINIFILSFVYIYLKNNLQDNTYNRIKSSLSREVLLAKSYFDSRHSKLLSIEKTDEIADQIGKDLGLRVTLIDSSGKVLGDSELSGTDLADMENHLYRPEVQEALKTGLGESRRFSTTLQEDMLYMSCLFQNDKTSGVIRLAVPLSEIAVVTNKLKKILGVSLIIAFGFSVLIGFIVSIYISNPLKKISAVAKKISSGDYSRRINIFTNDEIGELSSSINYMSEQIKARISEVEANKSRFEAILLSMFEGVIVIDNNGSIKLMNNTLKKMLNVSESPIGRRPLEVIRNIEIQEIADKVLDLKSGVQSGEINILQPSERTLQVHAATVMRDNEIFGAVLVFHDITELRRLENIRKDFVANVSHELRTPITNIKGFSETLLDGAIEDKENAKDFLKTINADANRLAQLVDDLLDLSRIESGKTNLNIVSCNIEDIVDRVIVSLRKQIREGKIVIKKNIPNNLSKIKADEKSIMQVFLNLIDNAIKYNNDEGLITISVAERNDFVEVSIKDNGIGIPEEDLPRIFERFYRVDKARSRELGGTGLGLSIAKHLVQSHKGQISVQSELGKGTMFSFTLPKA